The Candidatus Nanopelagicales bacterium sequence GAGTGGCAAGCGAGGCAGAGTACCTGGAGTTGGGGCTGGCGACGTGCGTGGACCTGGGCGAGGTCAAGGACGACCTGAACAACGCCTTGCCGTGCGGGTTCGGAATCGTGACCGTGGCTCCCAAGGCTGCGGGCAGGCTGACGGACTTGCTCGAAGCGAGTCAGTGGAGGCTTGAGTTCCCAGGAGTGGCCGGACCTGATATGGCGGCGGCATGCGACCGGCTACATGGCCTGGCGCCGGTGACAGTGACGCGGGTCAGTCACAAGGGACGCCGCGACTTGATCGTCACTGATGCGCTCGTGTCGACTGGCGTGACCGGCGAATTCTCAGACTCTGGGGGCGAGTGTGCGATACTGCACATGGTCGTGCGGAACGTCACACCGTCTGTTCGACCAAGCGAAGTCCTGACAGCTCTCACCGAGCAGGCGGAACTTGTAGCGAAGCAGCCGGTGCTTGTGACTCGGTTGGCGCAAGGTCCGATGGACGAGTTGGGCATGATCGGTGACCCTCTCGCCGTTGATCTATAGGACATCGCGAGTGTGCCGACATGGCACGCGACACATGACCGAAGACTTGCGGCTCGCAGGACGAGTCGGACGACCAAGGTCCTCCAGCGGTGGAGACATCCGGGGGCCGTGAAGGGATCGAGCGCATGCTCGACGAAGAAAGCAAGCCGAAAGCGGCTCCCGAAGAAAACTCCCGAGCCTCGGCGGTCGCGTTGCCTTTCGGCTCGCAGTCGGCCGAGTCCAAGTCGGCACGTAGCGAGAAGCGGCCAGAGACCGGAAGGCCAGCAGCTCCACTCGCTGGACCAGCTGGTATTCCTCTGTTCCAGCCTCCGCCGGAGCCGCCCGCGCGTAGTTCGCGGCCAGATGAGACCAGGGAGACGTCACAGGGAGGCGACTCAACCACACCCCCGCCTAGCCGCAACCGAAACCGTCAAACCCGTGGGCAGCAGTCCGCGGGCCAGACCGGATCAGACAGCGGGGGTTCGGGTTCGGCGGTCGGCCGCAAGCCCTCCGGCGCCGGGAAGCCTTCCGACGCGGGCCAG is a genomic window containing:
- a CDS encoding TIGR03936 family radical SAM-associated protein — protein: MRKPPHEAQPVAQRLWLRYRKTDRMRFASHRDFQRSLERAVRRAGLPVASSGGFSPHPRISYTNAAPTGVASEAEYLELGLATCVDLGEVKDDLNNALPCGFGIVTVAPKAAGRLTDLLEASQWRLEFPGVAGPDMAAACDRLHGLAPVTVTRVSHKGRRDLIVTDALVSTGVTGEFSDSGGECAILHMVVRNVTPSVRPSEVLTALTEQAELVAKQPVLVTRLAQGPMDELGMIGDPLAVDL